The proteins below come from a single Burkholderia humptydooensis genomic window:
- a CDS encoding GFA family protein, with product MLYTGSCHCGKVRFEVEGEIDGACACNCSMCMRKGSLLWFVPRDAFRLKTPDEDAATYLFNKHVIRHRFFPTCGIHPFAEGTDPKGNAMAAVNLRCVDGIDLDAVSVRHFDGRAL from the coding sequence ATGCTTTACACCGGCAGTTGCCATTGCGGCAAGGTCAGGTTCGAGGTGGAAGGGGAGATCGACGGCGCGTGTGCGTGCAACTGCTCGATGTGCATGCGCAAGGGCTCGCTGCTGTGGTTCGTGCCGCGCGACGCGTTTCGCCTGAAGACGCCTGATGAAGACGCCGCGACCTATCTGTTCAACAAGCACGTGATCCGCCATCGGTTCTTCCCGACCTGCGGGATTCATCCGTTTGCGGAAGGCACGGACCCGAAGGGCAACGCGATGGCGGCCGTCAACCTTCGCTGCGTCGACGGCATCGATCTCGACGCGGTGAGCGTCCGGCATTTCGACGGACGCGCGCTCTGA